A DNA window from Schistocerca gregaria isolate iqSchGreg1 chromosome 2, iqSchGreg1.2, whole genome shotgun sequence contains the following coding sequences:
- the LOC126328190 gene encoding cuticle protein 79-like — MRILVALLLCVAVAVCEEQPEAVEAEPVEEAAQAVEEPQAEESEKHHEKRGLLGFGYGGLGYGGLGGFGYSGGIGYGGGLGYGGGLSLGSGGYDIGKTVEITREVKVPVPVEKVVPVPYKVEKHVPYPVERPVPYPVVKHVPYPVVKHVPYPVKVKVPVPVPIPKPYPIVIKKKVPIHIHHYSHYSHGWH; from the coding sequence GTAGCGTTGCTGTTGTGCGTGGCGGTGGCCGTGTGCGAAGAGCAGCCGGAGGCCGTCGAGGCGGAGCCGGTGGAGGAGGCGGCGCAGGCCGTGGAGGAGCCCCAGGCGGAGGAGTCCGAGAAGCACCACGAGAAGCGCGGCCTGCTGGGCTTCGGCTACGGCGGACTGGGCTACGGCGGCCTGGGCGGCTTCGGCTACAGCGGGGGCATCGGCTACGGGGGCGGCCTCGGCTACGGCGGCGGCCTGTCCCTGGGATCCGGCGGCTACGACATCGGCAAGACCGTCGAGATCACCCGCGAGGTCAAGGTGCCGGTCCCCGTAGAGAAGGTGGTGCCGGTGCCGTACAAGGTGGAGAAGCACGTGCCGTACCCCGTGGAGCGGCCCGTCCCCTACCCCGTGGTCAAGCACGTGCCCTACCCCGTGGTCAAGCACGTGCCCTACCCAGTCAAGGTCAAGGTGCCCGTCCCCGTGCCCATCCCGAAGCCCTACCCCATCGTCATAAAGAAGAAGGTGCCCATCCACATCCATCACTACAGTCATTACAGCCACGGCTGGCACTAG